A portion of the Paenibacillus hamazuiensis genome contains these proteins:
- a CDS encoding DUF1697 domain-containing protein, translating to MVYAALLRGINVGGNNKVDMKILKQSFERAGMKNVVTYINSGNIIFTNTEHSKNDIAHILEEAILETFGLQIKVLVLSLEDMKKVMSSLPDQWTNDDKMRSDVLFLWEDINDESVLEKLTFKPEIETVKYAPGAILWAIDKINVTKGSMTKLVGTKLYQQMTIRNVNTARKIYELMLTAEKHLI from the coding sequence ATGGTCTATGCTGCTCTGCTACGCGGGATCAACGTCGGCGGAAACAACAAAGTGGATATGAAAATACTTAAACAATCATTCGAACGAGCCGGTATGAAGAACGTCGTAACTTATATCAATTCGGGCAATATCATTTTTACAAATACCGAACATTCCAAAAATGATATAGCGCATATTCTCGAAGAAGCTATTCTGGAAACCTTCGGATTGCAAATCAAGGTACTGGTGCTTAGTTTGGAAGACATGAAAAAAGTGATGTCCTCGCTCCCCGATCAATGGACAAACGATGACAAAATGAGAAGCGACGTCCTTTTTTTATGGGAAGATATCAATGACGAATCCGTTCTTGAGAAGCTGACCTTCAAACCGGAGATTGAAACGGTGAAATACGCTCCAGGCGCGATTCTGTGGGCGATTGACAAAATAAACGTGACTAAAGGCAGCATGACAAAGTTGGTTGGTACGAAATTGTATCAACAAATGACGATCAGGAATGTAAATACGGCACGAAAAATATATGAGCTTATGTTGACAGCAGAAAAACATTTAATATAA
- a CDS encoding type IA DNA topoisomerase gives MKTLIIAEKPDMGRNIAAAIDPKAKNHRSYLEGEKYIITWAIGHLIELAEPDAYDEKYKKWNIADLPIIPDQFKLVPNPKTKDQLKVIAELAKRSDMLVNACDAGREGQHIFSLIQRHQKLKHPVKRLWISDLTPETIRKGFAELRDGAEFENLTKAARARSEADWLIGMNGSRAFTTKHNVLISVGRVQTPVLALIYDRQKQIEAFSSLKFYELEGHFLQQGDVSYKGMWQGERITDPAKAQALAAKVKGKPGRIASYEVKDTKEYPNKLYDLTLLQREANGRYAFSAKKTLDIAQSLYEKHKVISYPRTNSNYVTEQNIPEMHKALSALQGTAYDELVKGANRSLVHTGNKFICNPAKVEDHHAILPTNRKASGLNPDEQKLYDLIVRRFLSQFYPAAEYKVHTVLTEVEGETFKTTVKELLSLGWKVIYADMKKEKPKSKGKEKEEEENEEIEVSEPFFVNPNAGVSCADAVVKEKETQPPKHYTEGTLLKAMESAGKQIEDEELREAMKDSGLGTPATRAATIERLKRVGYIEMQGKKIMITQKGRTVVELIRGAGIELLTSPEMTGQWERRLNEISRGAASDNQFMENVKKFATMIVDKVRVQSRAAKTSFESETPARSGGSKGRGRGGRQEADAGELQSKAAGSRRSAGRAAAASGEGAGNASSASAAGEPGSARNRSLAVSSADAARRETAAASVSAAPGVIGKCPRSGCGGTIFMGRKGYGCSHYKEGCKFVIWKESYGRSLTDAQVKALIEKGKTAKLKLTLPGGSAAEARLVVKNTETGELAVEM, from the coding sequence TTGAAAACACTCATTATTGCGGAAAAACCGGATATGGGGCGGAATATCGCTGCCGCAATAGATCCTAAAGCAAAAAATCACCGTTCATATTTGGAAGGCGAAAAATATATCATCACGTGGGCGATCGGACATTTGATCGAGCTGGCCGAGCCGGACGCTTACGATGAAAAATATAAAAAATGGAACATCGCCGATTTGCCGATTATCCCCGACCAGTTCAAGCTCGTGCCCAATCCGAAAACGAAGGATCAGCTCAAGGTGATCGCCGAACTGGCCAAGCGGAGCGATATGCTCGTTAACGCATGCGACGCCGGGCGCGAAGGGCAGCATATTTTTTCGCTGATCCAGCGCCATCAGAAGCTGAAGCATCCCGTCAAACGTCTGTGGATATCGGACTTGACGCCGGAGACGATCCGCAAAGGGTTTGCCGAGCTGAGGGACGGCGCGGAATTCGAGAACTTGACGAAGGCGGCGCGGGCGCGCAGCGAGGCGGATTGGCTGATCGGCATGAACGGCTCGCGGGCGTTTACGACCAAACATAACGTGCTCATCTCCGTAGGCCGGGTGCAGACGCCGGTGCTTGCCCTCATTTACGACCGGCAAAAACAGATCGAAGCGTTCTCTTCTCTCAAGTTTTATGAGCTGGAGGGGCACTTTCTGCAGCAGGGCGACGTGTCGTACAAAGGGATGTGGCAGGGAGAGCGGATCACCGATCCGGCCAAAGCGCAGGCGCTCGCCGCCAAGGTGAAGGGCAAGCCGGGCCGGATCGCCTCGTACGAGGTGAAGGATACGAAGGAGTACCCGAACAAGCTGTACGATTTGACGCTGCTACAGCGCGAAGCGAACGGCAGATACGCCTTTTCCGCGAAAAAAACGCTCGATATCGCTCAGTCGCTGTACGAGAAACATAAGGTCATCTCGTACCCGCGGACCAATTCCAACTACGTGACGGAGCAAAACATTCCGGAAATGCATAAAGCGCTGTCCGCCCTGCAGGGTACCGCCTATGACGAGTTGGTTAAGGGCGCGAACCGCAGCCTGGTGCATACCGGTAACAAATTCATCTGCAATCCGGCCAAGGTGGAGGACCACCATGCGATTTTGCCGACGAACCGCAAAGCTTCCGGGCTGAACCCGGACGAGCAAAAGCTGTACGACCTGATCGTGCGCCGGTTTTTGTCGCAGTTTTATCCGGCGGCGGAATACAAGGTGCACACGGTGCTGACCGAAGTGGAAGGCGAAACGTTCAAAACGACGGTCAAGGAGCTGCTCAGTCTCGGTTGGAAGGTCATTTACGCCGACATGAAGAAGGAAAAGCCGAAAAGCAAGGGCAAGGAGAAGGAGGAAGAGGAAAACGAGGAGATTGAGGTGAGCGAGCCTTTCTTCGTTAATCCGAATGCCGGGGTATCCTGCGCCGATGCGGTTGTCAAGGAAAAGGAGACCCAGCCGCCCAAGCATTACACGGAGGGCACGCTGCTGAAAGCGATGGAAAGCGCGGGCAAGCAAATTGAAGATGAAGAGCTGCGCGAGGCGATGAAAGATTCGGGCCTCGGCACGCCGGCTACGCGCGCGGCGACGATCGAGCGGCTAAAGCGGGTCGGTTATATCGAAATGCAGGGTAAAAAGATCATGATCACGCAAAAAGGCCGCACTGTCGTCGAGCTGATCCGCGGCGCAGGCATCGAGCTGCTTACTTCGCCGGAGATGACCGGGCAGTGGGAACGCCGCTTGAACGAAATTTCGCGTGGAGCTGCGTCAGACAACCAGTTTATGGAAAACGTGAAAAAGTTCGCGACGATGATCGTCGATAAGGTGCGGGTCCAATCTCGCGCGGCGAAAACGTCGTTTGAGAGCGAAACTCCTGCCAGGTCGGGCGGTTCGAAAGGGCGGGGCAGAGGGGGACGCCAGGAGGCTGATGCAGGGGAACTCCAAAGTAAAGCAGCCGGTTCGCGTCGAAGTGCCGGTCGGGCTGCAGCCGCTTCAGGAGAAGGCGCAGGGAATGCCTCTTCGGCCAGCGCTGCCGGCGAACCCGGCTCCGCCCGAAACCGTTCCCTCGCTGTAAGCTCAGCGGATGCCGCCCGCCGGGAAACGGCAGCCGCCTCCGTCTCCGCCGCGCCGGGCGTAATCGGCAAATGTCCGCGTTCCGGCTGCGGCGGCACGATTTTCATGGGCCGCAAAGGGTACGGCTGCTCGCATTACAAGGAAGGCTGCAAATTCGTCATATGGAAAGAAAGCTACGGACGGAGTTTGACGGATGCCCAAGTGAAGGCGCTGATCGAAAAAGGCAAGACCGCCAAGCTGAAGCTGACTCTCCCGGGAGGGTCAGCTGCGGAAGCGAGGCTGGTCGTCAAAAATACGGAAACCGGTGAGCTTGCCGTCGAAATGTAG
- a CDS encoding N-acyl-D-glucosamine 2-epimerase yields the protein MKEHLGPSIQIDPTFSYYLNRTEDSIADEIELAGYGVVRYFVTNEYQVNGRLVEAFRRRGIKVWAMTLGNGTYTTDHLPKEWPDWQMTLLKPVKDGFWRFSPFSYKYVKWKKEVLAGLVRRYPFDGLEIAEPYFPEWNGLSSGVYGDVGPLARLAFKTEYGVDMPDFRHVTSPIYYLNNKERYRWWVQFRVDAVNRFLHELVNGFGGVRDVRPDIRIATWSIAVQASGDPVELVREYQGVDAAAMITRVKPDVHFIQTHWPDWMRGWLKPDYIKAYQPFAEQIRAVHRDIPLGVQADIGSIRKIRRSLEWVDKFAAAAQSCGYATWTAYEYHLGKYMYDEKPVPLKAVRTDRQAVQLSFSKRIDPESASDERNYEASADGRRLSCAIGVAEVDGNRAVLHSDDFPAGGFRLYVRGVKDTPSLWLVKDGKVNEVPSGAFVTVPAWNE from the coding sequence GTGAAAGAGCATCTTGGCCCTTCGATCCAGATCGACCCGACGTTTTCATATTACTTGAACCGTACGGAAGACAGCATCGCCGATGAAATCGAGCTGGCAGGATACGGCGTCGTCCGTTATTTTGTTACGAATGAATATCAAGTGAACGGCCGACTTGTCGAAGCGTTCCGCCGCAGAGGAATCAAGGTGTGGGCGATGACGCTGGGCAACGGGACGTATACGACGGACCATCTGCCCAAGGAGTGGCCCGATTGGCAAATGACGCTGCTGAAGCCGGTCAAGGACGGATTTTGGCGGTTTTCTCCGTTCAGCTATAAATATGTGAAATGGAAAAAGGAAGTGCTCGCCGGGCTCGTTCGGCGCTATCCGTTCGACGGCCTCGAGATTGCCGAGCCGTATTTTCCCGAATGGAACGGCTTGTCCAGCGGAGTATACGGCGATGTAGGGCCGCTGGCAAGACTTGCGTTCAAAACCGAATACGGAGTCGATATGCCCGATTTCAGGCATGTCACTTCCCCCATCTACTATTTGAATAACAAAGAACGTTATCGCTGGTGGGTGCAGTTTCGGGTCGATGCGGTCAACCGTTTTTTGCACGAGCTGGTCAACGGCTTCGGAGGCGTTCGGGACGTGCGGCCGGACATCCGCATCGCGACATGGTCGATTGCCGTACAGGCAAGCGGTGATCCGGTGGAACTCGTCCGCGAATATCAAGGCGTCGACGCAGCCGCGATGATTACGCGGGTGAAGCCGGATGTGCATTTTATTCAGACGCATTGGCCGGATTGGATGAGAGGCTGGCTGAAGCCGGATTACATCAAGGCGTACCAGCCGTTCGCCGAGCAAATCCGCGCTGTGCACCGGGACATTCCGCTCGGCGTGCAGGCGGATATCGGTTCAATCCGCAAAATCCGGCGCAGCCTTGAATGGGTGGATAAGTTTGCCGCCGCTGCGCAGTCTTGCGGTTATGCGACATGGACCGCTTACGAGTACCACTTGGGCAAATATATGTACGACGAAAAACCCGTCCCGCTTAAAGCGGTTCGCACAGACCGGCAAGCGGTGCAGCTATCGTTCAGCAAACGGATCGATCCGGAATCGGCTTCGGATGAGCGCAATTATGAGGCGAGTGCCGATGGCCGGCGGTTATCATGCGCGATAGGAGTAGCTGAAGTAGACGGCAACCGGGCGGTGCTGCATTCGGACGATTTTCCCGCCGGCGGCTTTCGCTTGTATGTGCGAGGCGTGAAGGATACGCCGTCGCTGTGGCTGGTGAAGGACGGCAAAGTGAACGAGGTGCCGTCAGGAGCCTTTGTGACGGTACCCGCATGGAACGAATAA
- the trhA gene encoding PAQR family membrane homeostasis protein TrhA — translation MEKTHLSKEECANIWTHGAAALLSVVALAMLLQQGLRIGSFRHMVSFGVFGASLVLVYSSSTLLHRYQKNILELLDHAAIYLLIAATQTPFLLITLHDRRSMALLALVWSLSLAGIAVKVRTYRSGISGSVLYYAAVCWTAVFAVPPLHDRLPPAGFGLLLGGVLLYMFGVIFYIWRKIPYHHAIWHLFVAAGSAAHFFAVLRYVR, via the coding sequence ATGGAAAAGACTCATTTGTCGAAGGAAGAATGCGCCAACATTTGGACCCACGGCGCGGCGGCCCTGCTAAGCGTCGTCGCGCTGGCGATGCTGCTTCAACAGGGCTTGCGGATCGGATCTTTCCGCCACATGGTCAGCTTCGGCGTATTTGGAGCGTCGCTTGTTCTTGTCTATAGTTCGTCGACATTGCTGCACCGCTACCAAAAAAACATACTGGAGCTGCTCGACCATGCCGCCATCTATCTGTTGATAGCTGCAACGCAGACGCCGTTTTTGCTCATCACGCTGCACGATCGGCGCAGCATGGCGCTGCTGGCGTTGGTATGGTCGCTGTCGCTCGCCGGCATCGCCGTCAAGGTGCGGACGTACCGCAGCGGCATCAGCGGCTCGGTGCTGTATTACGCAGCCGTTTGCTGGACCGCCGTCTTTGCCGTCCCGCCGCTGCATGACCGGCTCCCGCCGGCGGGCTTCGGGCTACTGCTCGGCGGCGTGCTGCTGTATATGTTCGGCGTTATCTTTTACATATGGCGCAAAATCCCGTATCATCACGCGATCTGGCACCTCTTCGTCGCGGCGGGCAGCGCCGCGCACTTTTTCGCGGTGCTGCGGTATGTGAGGTAG
- a CDS encoding DinB family protein — protein sequence MEARPQTNEYAPIFGMYVNAVPEGNIVHILRSNLDELVSLLEPLNEKQAEFRYAEGKWSIKEVLGHITDNERVWTYRLLRIARGDNLTFPGYEQEQFVREAQFDRISLRDLLDEFIYTRRSAALLLQGLPEEVWLKEGQLYHNKLTARAAACVIAGHEIHHRNILKERYLSQLSV from the coding sequence ATGGAAGCTCGTCCGCAAACGAACGAATACGCACCGATTTTCGGCATGTACGTCAATGCGGTTCCGGAGGGGAACATCGTGCATATTTTGCGTTCCAACCTCGATGAATTGGTATCTCTGCTCGAGCCTCTCAACGAAAAACAAGCCGAATTCCGCTACGCCGAGGGCAAATGGAGCATCAAGGAGGTACTCGGCCACATCACGGATAACGAGCGGGTATGGACTTACCGGCTGCTGCGCATCGCACGCGGCGATAACCTGACTTTTCCCGGATACGAGCAGGAACAATTCGTGCGCGAGGCGCAGTTTGACCGGATATCGCTGCGGGATTTGCTTGACGAGTTTATTTATACAAGGCGTTCCGCCGCACTGCTTCTGCAAGGTCTTCCGGAAGAGGTGTGGCTGAAGGAAGGACAGCTTTATCACAATAAATTGACCGCTCGCGCCGCGGCATGCGTCATTGCCGGACATGAGATCCATCATCGGAACATCTTGAAGGAACGTTATCTTTCACAATTATCCGTCTGA
- the thyX gene encoding FAD-dependent thymidylate synthase produces MSIIKVLDRGYVRLVDHMGSDLTVVNAARVSYAKQSLELSERDVKLIKFLAREGHTSPFRHAMTQFEVYAPLMVARQWWKYVVGSAHYEGTGDSLEAWNESSRRYITEEPAFYIPKAGELRAQPENSKQGSGDAIAWELGEKHTRELMAYVEEGISKYEAALADGICAEQARLFLPAYGMYVRWYWTASLQSVAHFLAQRLEHDAQKETQEYAKAILESVRPIFPVSLEQLLSD; encoded by the coding sequence ATGTCGATCATCAAAGTTTTGGATCGCGGTTATGTGCGTTTGGTGGACCATATGGGGTCTGACCTTACTGTCGTAAATGCGGCCCGTGTATCTTACGCCAAGCAATCGCTGGAGTTAAGCGAACGGGATGTCAAGCTGATCAAGTTTCTCGCACGCGAAGGGCATACCTCGCCGTTTCGGCATGCGATGACACAATTCGAGGTCTACGCTCCGCTGATGGTAGCCAGACAGTGGTGGAAGTATGTCGTCGGTTCAGCTCATTACGAAGGAACCGGCGATAGTCTGGAAGCGTGGAACGAATCCAGCCGCCGTTATATTACGGAGGAACCGGCTTTCTATATCCCGAAAGCGGGCGAGTTGAGAGCGCAGCCCGAAAACTCCAAGCAAGGCAGCGGAGACGCGATCGCGTGGGAGCTTGGCGAGAAGCATACGCGGGAACTGATGGCGTATGTGGAGGAGGGAATTTCCAAATACGAGGCGGCTTTGGCGGACGGGATTTGTGCGGAGCAGGCGCGCCTGTTCCTTCCCGCATACGGGATGTATGTACGGTGGTATTGGACGGCTTCGCTGCAATCGGTCGCTCATTTTTTGGCGCAAAGACTGGAGCATGATGCGCAAAAAGAAACTCAGGAATACGCTAAAGCCATTCTGGAGTCGGTTCGCCCGATATTTCCCGTTTCGCTCGAGCAGCTATTGTCCGATTAG